ACCCGGCCCGCCGACCGCCAGCGCGACATCGTCCGCCGCGCCTTCGACCTCGGGGTCACCCACTTCGACCTGGCCAACAACTACGGCCCGCCGCCCGGCAGCGCGGAGACCAACTTCGGCCGGATCCTGGCCACCGACCTCAGGCACCACCGCGACGAGCTGATCATCTCCAGCAAGGCCGGATACACCATGTGGGACGGCCCCTACGGCGACTTCGGCTCGCGGAAATACCTGGTCAGCTCGCTGGACCAGTCGCTGAAGCGGCTCGGCGTCGACTACGTCGACATCTTCTACCACCACCGGCCCGACCCGGACACCCCGCTCGAGGAGACGATGGCCGCACTGGACCACGTGGTGCGGTCCGGGAAAGCGCTCTACGTCGGCCTGAGCAACTACCGGGCCGAACAGACCGCGCGGGCCGCCGCGATCCTGCGCGAACTGGGCACGCCGCTGCTGATCCACCAGCCGTCCTACTCGATCCTGAACCGCTGGATCGAGCACGACAACCTGCTCGACACCCTGCAGGAGGCGGGCGCCGGCTGCATCGCGTTCAGCCCGCTGCAGCAGGGCCTGCTCACCGACCGCTACCTCGACGGCATCCCGGACGACTCGCGGATCCGCACCAGCGTCTTCCTCAACGAGGAGGCCCTGGACGCCAAGACACTCGGCCGGCTGCACGCGCTCAACGACATCGCCAAGCGGCGCGGGCAGTCCCTCGCGCAGCTGGCCCTGGCCTGGGCGCTGCGCGACCAGCGGATGACCAGCCTGATCATCGGCGCGTCCAGCGTCCAGCAGCTGGAGAACAACATCGCCGCCCTGGACAACCTGTCGCTCTCCGACGCCGAACTCGGCGACATCGACGGCACCGTCCTGGACCTCTAGCCCGACGTCACCGGCCAGGATCACCGTCAACAGAGGGCATTGTCCTCGGCCTCCAGCACGACCGGGATCACGTCCAACAGACGGCACCGTCCCTCCACCACGACCCGGATCACCTGCAACAGACAGCGCCGTCCCTCCACCACGACCCGGATCACCTGCAACAGACAGCGCCGTCCCTCCACCACGACCGGCGCCAGTGTTGTCCGGGGTCGCATTCAAGAGATTGCCGACTCGGGCCGCGCTGATCACTGATCGTCGCTCCCGCCAGGGACCCTTCCGGGCCGGGCTGGCCGCTGCGCGTCCAGAACGCCCGGCCCGGAAGGGCGACGCCCGCGGGTGGTCCCGGAAAACCCACCCCAGCTCCCCCTGACCGCGTCCTCCCGAGATCGAACCGGAGCGCACCCGACCTCGCGGCCGACCGGGTCACGGTCCGCGATCCAGGTCGCGGCCGGCGGCTGGCACCCACGGTGGTGTCCGGGCTCGTGACACCACCGTGAGGACCAGCCACACCCACCAGCTGGCGCTCACGGTGGTCTCACCAGCCCGCACACCACCACCACGACCAGCCGGGAACCCGGGGCTGGCACCCACGGTGGCCTCAACAGCCCGGACACCACCACCACAACCAGCCGCGAACCGGAGGCTGGCACCCACGGTGGCCTCAACGGCCCGGAGACCACCACCACAACCAGCCGCGAACCGGAGGCTGGCACCCACGGTGGCCTCAACAACCCGCACACCACCACCACGACCAGCCGCGAACCGGAGGCTGGCACCCACGGTGGCCTCAACAACCCGCACACCACCACCACAACCAGCCGCGAACCGGAGGCTGGCACCCACGGTGGCCTCAACAACCCGGAGACCACCACCACAACCAGCCGGGAACCCGGGGCTGGCGCTCACGGTGGTCTCAGCGCGCTGGACGGGACTGGACACCACCGCTCGGAGCAGCTGGGAGTGGATTTGGCGGCTGGGTCGGTTGTGGTCGGGCGAATCTGGAGGTGGAGCGCAGGCGGGAACGGGTCGTGACTCGGCGCCAGGCATCGAGGGCGATCTCCGGCCCGGAAATGAGGCGCGGGTGGCGGGCCGGTTCAGTAGCGTTCCCGGGCATGAGCGAGCTGGTCGAGAAGCACACCATCCTGGGTGTGGTGGTCGGGTCGCGGGCCTACGGGCTGGACGGGCCGGACAGTGACCACGACCGGCGCGGGGTGTTCGCGGCGCCGACCCGCGACTTCTGGCGGCTGGACAAGCCGCCGACACACGTCGACGGACCCGCCGAGGAGCAGTTCTCCTGGGAGGTCGAGCGGTTCTGCACGCTCGCGCTGCAGGCCAACCCGACGGTGCTCGAGGTGCTCTGGTCGCCGATCGTCGAGCGGATCACCCCGGACGGCGAGGAGCTGCGCGGCATCCGGGCGGCGTTCCTGTCCCGGCGGGTGGCGGCGACCTACGGCAACTACGCGCGGGACCAGCTCGACAGGGTCGCCGCGCGGCGGGCACGGACCGGGCAGACCAACCACAAGCAGGCCATGCATATGATCCGGCTGCTCATGGCGGGGGCGCACGTGCTGCGTACCGGGGAGGTGCTGGTCGACGTGCGGCACCTGCGGGACCGGCTGCTCGCCGTCCGGCAGGGGCTGGTGCCGTGGGACGAGGTGACCGCCTGGGCCGGCACGCTGCTCGCCGACCTGGCCGCCGCGGAGACCGCCACCGGGCTGCCGGAACGGCCGGATCGGGACCGGGTGGACGAGCTGCTGGCCGGTATCCGGGAACGCGGGCTCATGGCGTACGGAAAGAGGATCGATGACCACTGAGGTGCCGGACTGGGCGGCGGACGCCGCGCGACAGCTGCCCTATCCCCTGATCTTCTGCACCGTGAGCGGCGCCCACCTGTACGGTTTCGCCTCCGTCGACTCGGACCTCGACCTGCGCGGCGCGCACGTGCTGCCGGTGGCCGAGGTCGTCGGCCTGCGCACCGGCCCGGACACGCTGCGGCGCGGCGGTGTCCGGGACGGCGTCGAGCTGGACGTGGTCTCGCACGACCTGCTGAAATTCGCCAAGCTGCTGAACAGCCGCAACGGGTACGTCCTGGAGCAGCTGCTGTCGCCGCTGGTGGTGGTCACCTCGCCGCTGCACGCCGAGCTGGTCGCGCTGGCCCCCGAGCTGATCACCCGCAACCACACCTACCACTACCTGGGCTTCTCGCACAGCCAGGAGAAGCTGTACGCCAGGACCGGGCAGCTCAAGCCGGCGCTGTACACGCTGCGGGTGCTGCTCACCGGGATCCACCTGATGCGCACCGGCCGGCTGGAGACCGACCTGCGGATCCTGGGCGCGGACCTCGACTACGTCCCGGACCTGATCGCGGCGAAGCGGGCGGCCGAGCACGGCCCGTTCCCGGCGGGTGCGGCCGACCGGCTCGCCGCCGACATCCCCCGGCTGCGCGCCGAGCTGGAGGCCGCCCGGGACGACTCGCCGCTGCCCGAGCGCCCGTCGTACGCCGCTGTCGACGCCCTGCACGACCTGGTGGTCCGCACCCGCCTGGGCGGGCCGGCTCAGACCCGGGTGAACTCCATCACCCAGTTGGACTCCCAGGTCTGACCGCCGTCGGCGGAGAACTCCTGCTCCCACCGCGCGGAGGTGGGCGTGATGCCGGACCAGACGAAGTGCGCCTTGATCGGCTTGCCCTCGTGGGTGTCGTCACCGTAGAAGTCCCCGCGGCCGTCGGCGAATCGGCCGGTGACCGGCGGGTACTGCCGGCCGGTGCGGCTGCTGGACCAGTACAACGACCACTCCTCGCGCTCGACGTCGAACAGCCGCAGGGTGAACCCGCTGCTGCCCAGCGTCGGGAAGACGATCTCGTCGATGTTGCCGCCACCACCGAAGATCGACTGACTGGTCGAGGTGCCGGGGAAGGTGATCCAGTCGGTACTGCCGGCGAAGAGGGTGGTCAGCCGCCGGTTGAGCACTGTCCAGGAGCCGATGAGGAAGTCGAAGTCGTTCATGCCAATGATCATGAAGCGCTATCCCTGACATCCTCTGTCAGTAACTGTCTCAGTGATTAGGCCGGTAGCCGGGGTGCTGCCTTGGCCGCCAACTCGGTGCGCGCCAGGCCCTGGAGATCGGCTGCCGGGTCAGGGACGGCGGCCGATCCAGACGTCCCGGGTGGCGCGGACCACCAGGTCGTCACGGCCGGGCAGGCCGGCCACTATGTCGTCGAGGGCGGCCACGTCAGCGGCGCTCAGGCGGTCGGCGAGGCGGTCGCGGGTGCGTTCCAGGGTGACCTGCCCGTACCGCCTCGCCGTGGCGGACAGCGGAGCGGGCAGCTCGATGGCGAACCGCCGCTCACCGACCAGCTCGAAACCCGCGTCCTTGAGCCGGGCGCCCCAGTCCAGGCCCATGTGCATCCCGGCCTCCAGCCGCAGCCGGCCGAGCTCGGCCTGGCAGCGCTCCTCCAGCGCCGCCCCGGCCGGGTCGGTCAGGAACCGCGGGAACCCCTCCAGCTCGGTGATCATGAAGACGCCGCCCGGGCGGAGCACCTCGCGGACCTGCCCGAGCGTGCGCGCCGGGTCGGCCAGGTGGTGCATGGCGGCGGACGCCCACACCAGGTCGGCCGGGCCCAGCTCGGGCCAGTCGCCGTCGAGGTCGGCCCGCACCGTGCGGACCCGGTCGGCGACGCCCGCCTCGGCGGCCCGCTCGCGCAGCCGGGCCTGCATCGCCTCGTCGACGTCGACGGCGGTCAGTGTGGCACCCGGCAGCTGCCGGGCCAGGGCGATGGTGCCGGTCCCGGTGCCCGCCCCGAGGTCGACGACGCTGGCGCCGGCCGGGACGAGCCGGCCGGCCC
This window of the Actinoplanes oblitus genome carries:
- the mgrA gene encoding L-glyceraldehyde 3-phosphate reductase is translated as MTYSAALDRYESMTYRRAGRSGLKLPAISLGLWHNFGDTRPADRQRDIVRRAFDLGVTHFDLANNYGPPPGSAETNFGRILATDLRHHRDELIISSKAGYTMWDGPYGDFGSRKYLVSSLDQSLKRLGVDYVDIFYHHRPDPDTPLEETMAALDHVVRSGKALYVGLSNYRAEQTARAAAILRELGTPLLIHQPSYSILNRWIEHDNLLDTLQEAGAGCIAFSPLQQGLLTDRYLDGIPDDSRIRTSVFLNEEALDAKTLGRLHALNDIAKRRGQSLAQLALAWALRDQRMTSLIIGASSVQQLENNIAALDNLSLSDAELGDIDGTVLDL
- a CDS encoding nucleotidyltransferase domain-containing protein, which encodes MTTEVPDWAADAARQLPYPLIFCTVSGAHLYGFASVDSDLDLRGAHVLPVAEVVGLRTGPDTLRRGGVRDGVELDVVSHDLLKFAKLLNSRNGYVLEQLLSPLVVVTSPLHAELVALAPELITRNHTYHYLGFSHSQEKLYARTGQLKPALYTLRVLLTGIHLMRTGRLETDLRILGADLDYVPDLIAAKRAAEHGPFPAGAADRLAADIPRLRAELEAARDDSPLPERPSYAAVDALHDLVVRTRLGGPAQTRVNSITQLDSQV
- a CDS encoding nucleotidyltransferase domain-containing protein, which gives rise to MSELVEKHTILGVVVGSRAYGLDGPDSDHDRRGVFAAPTRDFWRLDKPPTHVDGPAEEQFSWEVERFCTLALQANPTVLEVLWSPIVERITPDGEELRGIRAAFLSRRVAATYGNYARDQLDRVAARRARTGQTNHKQAMHMIRLLMAGAHVLRTGEVLVDVRHLRDRLLAVRQGLVPWDEVTAWAGTLLADLAAAETATGLPERPDRDRVDELLAGIRERGLMAYGKRIDDH
- a CDS encoding class I SAM-dependent methyltransferase is translated as MAHEHGHGNIQHGHGHGHGHGHGDGGQMAEMLDLDAEVLADYYREVIGWAGRLVPAGASVVDLGAGTGTGTIALARQLPGATLTAVDVDEAMQARLRERAAEAGVADRVRTVRADLDGDWPELGPADLVWASAAMHHLADPARTLGQVREVLRPGGVFMITELEGFPRFLTDPAGAALEERCQAELGRLRLEAGMHMGLDWGARLKDAGFELVGERRFAIELPAPLSATARRYGQVTLERTRDRLADRLSAADVAALDDIVAGLPGRDDLVVRATRDVWIGRRP